In the Phaseolus vulgaris cultivar G19833 chromosome 7, P. vulgaris v2.0, whole genome shotgun sequence genome, one interval contains:
- the LOC137830553 gene encoding inactive protein RESTRICTED TEV MOVEMENT 2-like, with protein sequence MKVTLTMAEKDRRSHEAGDRVYQDFEPFHEWAQDEEAHTLILMLKGFRKENLRVQIGTNRRLKVRGEEQISENKWRRINKEFVIPPHSSTNGIKAKLQGDLLYIRIPKSITEVKPPTQPYVNQKYLRETKEAPTQEAPKKSELVSQINEMRKVGKDDKNGDEDRVKATTSKAKEVHETIKHSDFQNNVDNKVEKKVEQRLPETLYGLVGDIIKQKKLPNLVVAIFLFLGMGMYVKHAIKSTFGGSTIQEP encoded by the exons atgaAAGTTACATTAACAATGGCAGAAAAGGATCGAAGGTCACATGAAGCAGGTGATCGTGTCTACCAAGATTTTGAACCGTTTCATGAATGGGCTCAAGATGAAGAAGCTCACACTCTTATTCTCATGCTTAAAG GATTTAGAAAGGAGAATTTGAGAGTTCAAATTGGCACAAATCGTAGACTAAAGGTGAGAGGTGAAGAGCAGATCAGTGAGAACAAATGGCGTAGAATTAACAAAGAATTTGTCATTCCTCCTCATTCTAGCACCAACGGGATCAAAGCCAAGTTACAAGGTGACCTACTATACATAAGGATTCCCAAAAGCATCACTGAAGTTAAGCCACCAACACAACCTTATGTAAACCAAAAATATCTAAGAGAAACCAAAGAAGCACCAACACAAGAGGCACCAAAGAAAAGTGAATTAGTTTCTCAGATCAATGAAATGAGGAAAGTAGGGAAAGATGATAAGAATGGTGATGAAGATAGAGTCAAAGCTACCACTTCTAAAGCTAAGGAAGTGCATGAAACAATTAAGCATTCTGATTTTCAGAACAATGTTGATAATAAggttgagaagaaggttgagcAAAGGTTACCTGAAACACTTTATGGTTTGGTTGGAGACATTATCAAGCAAAAGAAATTACCTAACTTGGTGGTTGCCATCTTCTTGTTCTTGGGCATGGGAATGTATGTAAAGCATGCAATCAAGTCCACTTTTGGAGGATCAACAATCCAAGAGCCTTAA